DNA sequence from the Oceanipulchritudo coccoides genome:
GCTCGCGCAGGGATTCCAGATTGGCAAGGTTCTCCGGCGAGGAAATGATGAGCGTGATGAGTGGCCGGCCACCATGGGTTTTTCCGGTCTCAACAAGCTGGATTCGATCACTTTCAGCGGCCAACAGGCGCAGGTATCCAATCAGCTCCCCGTGTGTCAGAAGACGGTTGCCGATTTCATATCCAAGGTAAGTCTCCGACTTTGTGATCGATGAGGCATAGGCCATCTCCTGCGGCAGGAAATTCCCACCTGCGACAAGGGAATCGCCAGCCGCATCAGGTGCGAGAGGGAAGAGTACCAGGAAAATTATTACCGTTGCGAGGCGGCAACAGAGACAACTTTGCAGGCTCTTTACGAAGGAATTGGAGTCGGTTTTCATAAGAGTTCGTGGGTCTGGAATTACGCATCCTGAGATTTATGGGGACGGTTATGACTGATGTGTCGGTTGAATTTCCTTCGCCTTAATTTTGCGGAGTCAAGGAACTTGGACTCCAACTGTCTTTCCAGCGCAAGACAGGCTGATCATTTCCATCAAAGGTAAGGGGAAGCCAGATATATCGGGAGTCGCCAAGGTCATCACGTGTCCAACGATCCCCCATATAAAGGAAGATTCCCTTGTCGGGCTGCAACGGCTGAACAAATGTGCTTTGGCTGTTAAAGGTGGTTTCCGACAGCTCCCCCAGACAAGGGTTCCCCAGCGAAGAATAAGGGCCCAAAATTTGGCCGCTCGTATACATCCGCGCCGCATTCGGTGTCCATCCGGTTGCACCAGAAGTCAAGATGTAGTAATTATTTCTATACTTGAACATCGCAGGTGCTTCCCGGTGCTCTCCTATGAGAATGCGATTCCAGGTCTTTCCCAGCACGAGGGGCTTTACCCCGCAAAAATCATCGGTGAGTTCAATGATGTGCATGGTGTAGTTGCTCTCGGCAGCATAAATGACATAGGCTCTGCCATCATCATCCTTAAACAGTGTCATATCCCGGAATGTTGATCCGCGAACCATCTGGTCTGCCGAGGTCTCCTCACAAAATGTCTTATGCAGCTCAGCGGGAACAGGACGAAAAAAATCGACAAATTCAAAGGGGCCAACTGGCGAGTCACTGAAAGCAACCCCTGCGCTTGAAATTTGATATCGGGGATCTCCATCAGCATATCCTTCCAGATGTACCCACATGAGAAATTTTTTCGTCTTGTCGTTGTAGATGACCTTGGGGCGCTCCATTACCGCACGTCTTGTGGATGACTGGAATTCCGCTGGCGTGTTGGGAACTATCGATTCCCCGTCCCGGACCCAAATCGGGCAGACAACCCCTTCATTTTTCCAGTTTATCAAGTCATTGGATGAATAGCAGGAAACCCCGGGAGACGGGAAATAGCCATTGCGCTTGTCTTCTCCATACCAGTACCAGAGGTCACCGTGTTTCAACAATCCACCACCGTGTGCCTGTATCGGATCGCCGGCGGTATCTTCCCAACTTGTCCCTGATGTGATCATTGTATTCCAGGATTTTGCCTCGGCAGAGCCTAAGGCCATCAGGCTTGTTACGGCGAGTATAACCACGCTTTGCATATATCGCTTTGTACGCATAATTTGTCAGGTCGCCCCGGCTATTCAACCAGCAACCGGTAATTCCTGTTTCCCACACCCTGAACAGCGATAGCCCAACCGTCAGCAAGAAAGCATACCGGCTCAGTCGGACTCCAGACCGAGGCCCCGTTCCAGTCGCCGCCCTGTTGCCACTCATTCTATCATCGGACCCAGGCCCTTTCAGATAAATTAATCATTATAAATTCACAGGAGCCTTACTTTCGCAGGGAATTCATCGAAAAGAAAGCGGGCATGATTAATATTTATTAATTGATTTCTCCGTCAGATATCCAATAGTCCGAAAAGTGCCAATAACGCGCTCCTGCGCCCGATAAAAGGCTCCCACCGCAAGCAGATCAATCCATGTCCGACACAACCCTACTCCAGCGCCTGAACATCCTTCTGGAACGCCCATTCCCAGATCTTGAGGCCTGCCTTGAGCACTTCCGTGAAATTTTTCCATCGCGGGTCGGCAACTACCATCAGGAAGAAGTGGGTCCGATCTATCATCACGACCTTCCCGGAGAAGCGGACCGCTTTGTGGCGAAGGAATTCCATTTGGGGGAAGCGACGATGGACATGTCCGACGGGCTTGACTGGTATGCCGCCCCTGCTGGCGATTTAGAGTGGAACGGGGGTCTCGTACGCCACGGGTATTTCATGCTTCTGGCAACAGAGTACGAGAAAACCGGCCGGGAGGTTTACGCGGAAACCATTCTGGAGCACATGCTGCACTACATTGAGCATGTACCGGTCTTTGATCCGGCGGGAAAGGCTTATCTGGATTACAAGAAGTCGACCTGGCGTCCCTTTGAAGCGGCGGGGCGGGTGGCCGAAACCTGGCCCGAAGCACTTTCAAAGGTCATCGGCAGCGGGGCAATGACGGCGGATGCGTGGGCCCGGATACTCATTTCAGTGCACGAACATGCCGTATTTCTCCGGAAGGAGCATTGGAAAACAGGCAACCATGCAACCCTTGAAGTCGCTGCGCTGGGGATCATTGCCTGCTTCTACCCGGAATTCAAGGAAAGCCCTGAGTGGCTGGCCTACGCAGTGAAATTTCTTGATGGAATGTGGCCCGACCTCTTTGCGGAGGACGGATACTCGAAGGAAATGTC
Encoded proteins:
- a CDS encoding glycoside hydrolase family 43 protein, encoding MRTKRYMQSVVILAVTSLMALGSAEAKSWNTMITSGTSWEDTAGDPIQAHGGGLLKHGDLWYWYGEDKRNGYFPSPGVSCYSSNDLINWKNEGVVCPIWVRDGESIVPNTPAEFQSSTRRAVMERPKVIYNDKTKKFLMWVHLEGYADGDPRYQISSAGVAFSDSPVGPFEFVDFFRPVPAELHKTFCEETSADQMVRGSTFRDMTLFKDDDGRAYVIYAAESNYTMHIIELTDDFCGVKPLVLGKTWNRILIGEHREAPAMFKYRNNYYILTSGATGWTPNAARMYTSGQILGPYSSLGNPCLGELSETTFNSQSTFVQPLQPDKGIFLYMGDRWTRDDLGDSRYIWLPLTFDGNDQPVLRWKDSWSPSSLTPQN